A portion of the Myripristis murdjan chromosome 13, fMyrMur1.1, whole genome shotgun sequence genome contains these proteins:
- the c1qtnf5 gene encoding complement C1q tumor necrosis factor-related protein 5: MTSLRLLLLLHFLLVLHINFSNQLEDNKIPPSLCTGHPGIPGSPGVHGSPGQPGRDGRDGRDAAPGEKGQRGDSGYPGETGLRGLTGDRGDPGEKGERGQPGECAVAPKSAFSAKISESRTMPLAAGEAICFDKIMINEQGDYNPETGRFTCKVPGVYYFAVHATVYRASLQFDLMKNGHAVASYFQFYGNWPKPASLSGGSLLHLVPGDQVWVQMALGEYSGFYSSSKTDSTFTGFLVYSHWKNSAVFA, encoded by the exons ATGACATCACTCCGGCTGTTGCTCCTTCTCCACTTCCTCCTTGTTCTACACATTAACTTTTCCAACCAGTTGGAAGACAATAAGATTCCCCCCAGTCTTTGTACGGGACATCCTGGTATCCCAGGCTCTCCTGGGGTTCATGGCAGTCCCGGTCAGCCGGGCAGAGATGGGAGGGACGGGAGAGATGCCGCTCCTGGGGAgaagggacagagaggagacagtggATACCCAG gTGAGACGGGACTGCGGGGCCTGACTGGGGACCGAGGTGACCCAGGGGAGAAGGGTGAGCGGGGGCAGCCAGGAGAGTGTGCAGTCGCCCCCAAATCAGCATTCAGTGCCAAGATTTCTGAGTCCCGCACCATGCCCCTGGCAGCGGGTGAGGCAATCTGCTTTGATAAGATCATGATCAATGAACAGGGTGACTACAACCCAGAGACGGGACGCTTCACCTGCAAAGTCCCCGGGGTCTACTACTTTGCCGTCCACGCCACAGTCTACCGTGCCAGCCTGCAGTTTGACCTGATGAAAAACGGCCATGCCGTGGCATCCTATTTTCAGTTCTATGGTAACTGGCCCAAACCGGCATCTCTGTCGGGCGGCTCGCTGCTTCACCTCGTCCCTGGCGACCAGGTGTGGGTCCAGATGGCTCTGGGAGAGTACAGTGGATTTTACTCCAGCAGCAAGACAGACAGCACCTTCACCGGCTTCCTGGTGTACTCACACTGGAAAaactctgctgtgtttgcataA
- the rnf26 gene encoding E3 ubiquitin-protein ligase RNF26 — protein sequence MALLNFVISTVGKCIDVVCFLLDLNFVIVHTLVRSILAAVAFVNSLPALLVNSAVELVNFLLFCLVSAAEATTDMAHGGVSMFWRGVLALEGLLESLKMVGYLSMHVLLRGKEQLCRGVLAAAEYCGIAVSLVVYFTNTVVNFVLIAAQNVYAGLAGVWQTISSPLQKVLELTLTFFTFLYSILVGTSSLLWSPCKLVFDFLISLTHIFISIFILNVYGLLLTITIAVATTLYLNPELTRQVAVRIGAYIRSVPILHTLHRTLRRLTFVLHSVSHRVPVAVRQLQRMLHRLYLLERGLWQQLSRQGSQLGQALRTQIHMGNINRVGGDGDTGGERRDPPDGRAGDGVHQELLDLVLPSSSTDRPLKKLSSLGKDSKLPPAESLLSLLKEQEERKKCVICQDSAKTVVLLPCRHLCLCKDCTNILLRQPIYQQNCPLCRHMILNTMDVYL from the coding sequence ATGGCTCTGCTGAACTTTGTGATATCCACGGTGGGAAAATGCATCGACGTcgtgtgttttttgttggaCCTCAACTTTGTCATCGTCCACACCCTGGTGCGGTCCATTTTAGCGGCCGTGGCCTTTGTGAACAGCCTCCCTGCGCTGCTGGTCAACTCAGCCGTGGAGCTGGTCaactttctgctgttttgtttggtgtCCGCGGCGGAGGCGACCACAGACATGGCCCACGGCGGCGTCAGCATGTTTTGGAGAGGGGTGCTGGCTCTGGAGGGCTTGCTGGAGAGCCTGAAGATGGTGGGCTACCTGTCCATGCACGTCCTGCTCCGCGGGAAGGAGCAGCTGTGCCGAGGTGTGCTGGCAGCAGCCGAGTACTGCGGCATCGCTGTCAGCCTGGTGGTCTACTTCACCAACACGGTGGTCAACTTTGTGCTCATTGCCGCCCAGAACGTGTACGCTGGCCTGGCTGGTGTGTGGCAGACCATCTCCAGTCCGCTTCAGAAGGTCCTGGAGCTCACCCTGACCTTCTTCACCTTCCTGTACAGCATCCTGGTGGGGACGTCCAGCCTCTTGTGGTCGCCTTGTAAACTGGTGTTCGACTTCTTGATTTCGCTGACGCACATTTTCATCAGCATCTTCATCCTGAACGTCTATGGCCTCCTGCTCACAATCACCATCGCTGTTGCTACCACCCTGTACCTGAACCCGGAGCTGACCCGTCAGGTGGCTGTGCGAATAGGGGCTTACATCCGCTCTGTCCCCATCCTGCACACATTGCACCGGACCCTGCGACGCCTAACCTTCGTCCTGCACAGTGTCTCCCATCGTGTCCCCGTTGCTGTGCGACAGCTGCAGAGGATGCTCCATCGCCTCTACCTGCTAGAGAGGGGGCTGTGGCAACAGCTGTCCCGCCAAGGCAGTCAGCTAGGCCAGGCACTGAGGACACAAATCCACATGGGCAACATCAACAGAGTGGGTGGGGACGGGGACACAGGGGGCGAGAGGCGGGACCCGCCAGATGGAAGAGCGGGAGATGGAGTTCACCAGGAGCTGCTGGATTTGGTTTTGCCCAGCTCCAGCACAGACAGGCCTCTAAAGAAACTGTCCTCTTTGGGCAAAGACAGTAAACTCCCCCCTGCAGAAAGCCTGCTGTCTCTGCttaaggagcaggaggagaggaagaagtgtGTGATCTGCCAGGACTCTGCCAAGACGGTGGTGCTGCTGCCGTGCAGGCACCTCTGCCTGTGTAAAGACTGCACCAACATCCTGCTGAGACAGCCCATCTACCAACAAAACTGCCCGCTGTGTCGGCACATGATCCTCAACACCATGGATGTTTACCTCTGA